The genomic stretch CCACCGCTAGTGGATGGTGGGATTGATCGGGATTAGTCGGTTTAGGATTTGTTGCTCCAAATCTAAAGttctattttccttttctttATGTAGGGATTGGTGCTATTATCCTTATCAACTCATTTCTTGTTACTTAAGCCTCAAGGTTGTGGGAAAATAGGTTTTTTATGTGAACCTCAGTCACCACTTCATGTTGCAATACTTTACATATCAATATATCTAGTAGCACTAGGAAATGGAGCTGCTGATCCTGCATTAGCAACATTTGGTTCTGATCAATTTGATGAAGAAGAACCTAAAGAAGAAAAATCCAAGTCCTTATTTTTCAGCTACTTTTATGTCGCGTTGAATCTAGGATCATTAGCAGCAGAGACAGTTTTGGCTTACATAGAGACTTCAGGAAATTGGGTGCTTGGATTTTGGATATGTTTTGGTTGCGGCAGTTTTTCGTTTCTGGTTTTTATGGCCGGATCTCTTAGATACCGGCACATGAAGACGACTCGTAATCCTATCTTGAGGTTTGCGCAAGTGTTTGTGTCCTCTGTGAAGAAAATAAAACTTCAAGTACCTGCAAATGGAGACGGACTCTATGATGTTCGAGAAGGGGAAGATCGGAAAATGCACCATACTGAAGGTCTCAAGTAAGTGTTTTAAGGGCTTATCCTGATACAAGTGCTTACAAAAATAGCTTATGATATGTTAATAAGCAGTTTTCAACTTATTATTATAAGCTCTTTGAGAAAACTTATGAAAATATAGCTTAGCAGGAAAAATTTGAATTCATTTTATCTTGGTGAAAAACAGGTTTTTTGATAGAGCTGCGATTATTTCTACCAAGGAAGAGCACAAGTTGCTAGAGAAAAGCGAAAATCCAGATCCATGGAGTCTTTGCACCGTGACACAAGTCGAAGAAGTAAAATGCATTTTGAGACTATTGCCAGTATGGCTTTGCACGATCTTCTCGTCCGTCGTCTTCATACAGATGCTTTCTCTATTCGTCGAGCAAGGTTCAACAATGAACAGAAAgttttacaagtttgaaatccCTCCTGCTAGCATGACAGCATTCGATATCATAAGCATGTCATTATTCATCATGATATTTGACATTCTCATTGTTCCATTATACGTGAAAATCGTCAAAAGAGAGCCAAAGCTTCCTAGCGAGCTACAAAGAATCGGCATTGGACTATCCATTACAATACTAGCCTTGATTGTCGCAGGTTTGGTAGAGAGGAAAAGACTCGAGTTCGCTAGCATTGACGGTAAAGAGACGAGTTCTTTGAGCATCTTTTGGCAAATACCGCAATATGTACTTGTAGGAGTAGCAGAAGCATTTGTGTATGTAGCACAGATGAATTTTTTTACATCACAAGCACCAGATGGATTGAAAAG from Lathyrus oleraceus cultivar Zhongwan6 chromosome 7, CAAS_Psat_ZW6_1.0, whole genome shotgun sequence encodes the following:
- the LOC127107537 gene encoding protein NRT1/ PTR FAMILY 7.2 codes for the protein MNSIIETANQFLVTLAFTGVEVNLVLFAKLVLRQSNAESANTFSTWMGTTYFFSLVGAFLSDSYLGRYLTCIIFQLVLNIGLVLLSLSTHFLLLKPQGCGKIGFLCEPQSPLHVAILYISIYLVALGNGAADPALATFGSDQFDEEEPKEEKSKSLFFSYFYVALNLGSLAAETVLAYIETSGNWVLGFWICFGCGSFSFLVFMAGSLRYRHMKTTRNPILRFAQVFVSSVKKIKLQVPANGDGLYDVREGEDRKMHHTEGLKFFDRAAIISTKEEHKLLEKSENPDPWSLCTVTQVEEVKCILRLLPVWLCTIFSSVVFIQMLSLFVEQGSTMNRKFYKFEIPPASMTAFDIISMSLFIMIFDILIVPLYVKIVKREPKLPSELQRIGIGLSITILALIVAGLVERKRLEFASIDGKETSSLSIFWQIPQYVLVGVAEAFVYVAQMNFFTSQAPDGLKSLGMGLSMSTSAVGSYVADAILSVVMKITSTRGRHGWVSPNLNEGHLDWFFFLSALLTGTNFVFYSVCARRYKLVEMEKREATNKEEEVVI